In Capsicum annuum cultivar UCD-10X-F1 chromosome 7, UCD10Xv1.1, whole genome shotgun sequence, one genomic interval encodes:
- the LOC107877522 gene encoding uncharacterized protein LOC107877522 isoform X2: protein MILKITPTIICWEIWKQWCACKYGGQRLIQRIRQVTWQMPSVGTLKINSDGSYIHENGRDGIGGLVRNSHGDLLMTFSIPIYSSSSNMAEAMAAELGVKRCYQFGHTNFTLELDSMDLVNMLNNSGVTNVKLKLMIDSINNIQNKVQMQVRHCYREGNQVADFLAKMASNSNQTLITHSYNILPIQARGAFLLDKWQLPSVRCKYDRANFFVS from the exons ATGATTCTGAAGATCACCCCCACAATAATATGCTGGGAGATTTGGAAGCAATGGTGTGCCTGCAAATATGGAGGGCAAAG GTTAATACAGAGGATTAGACAAGTCACATGGCAAATGCCTTCTGTCGGAACGTTAAAGATCAACTCAGATGGCAGCTACATTCATGAAAATGGGAGAGATGGAATTGGAGGACTAGTTAGGAATAGTCACGGAGATCTTCTCATGACATTCTCTATTCCTATCTATTCCAGTAGCAGCAACATGGCTGAGGCCATGGCGGCCGAGCTTGGCGTAAAACGGTGCTATCAATTCGGGCATACCAATTTTACTCTAGAACTCGACTCTATGGACTTAGTTAACATGCTCAACAACAGTGGGGTAACCAATGTGAAGCTCAAACTGATGATAGACTCTATCAACAACATCCAAAACAAAGTCCAGATGCAAGTTCGACACTGTTATAGAGAAGGAAATCAAGTAGCAGACTTCTTAGCAAAAATGGCCTCCAACTCAAACCAAACTCTCATCACTCACTCTTACAACATTCTTCCGATACAAGCTAGAGGAGCTTTCTTGCTAGATAAATGGCAACTGCCAAGCGTGAGATGTAAATATGATAGAGCTAATTTCTTTGTAAGTTAG
- the LOC107877522 gene encoding uncharacterized protein LOC107877522 isoform X1 gives MILKITPTIICWEIWKQWCACKYGGQRYFHRNKMCYQAIGNIKVVLKRTLISFHGNNNWPEFCLENERLRLIQRIRQVTWQMPSVGTLKINSDGSYIHENGRDGIGGLVRNSHGDLLMTFSIPIYSSSSNMAEAMAAELGVKRCYQFGHTNFTLELDSMDLVNMLNNSGVTNVKLKLMIDSINNIQNKVQMQVRHCYREGNQVADFLAKMASNSNQTLITHSYNILPIQARGAFLLDKWQLPSVRCKYDRANFFVS, from the coding sequence ATGATTCTGAAGATCACCCCCACAATAATATGCTGGGAGATTTGGAAGCAATGGTGTGCCTGCAAATATGGAGGGCAAAGGTACTTCCATAGGAATAAGATGTGTTATCAAGCAATTGGGAATATTAAAGTCGTTTTGAAAAGGACTCTTATTAGCTTCCATGGGAACAATAACTGGCCAGAATTTTGTCTTGAAAATGAACGTCTCAGGTTAATACAGAGGATTAGACAAGTCACATGGCAAATGCCTTCTGTCGGAACGTTAAAGATCAACTCAGATGGCAGCTACATTCATGAAAATGGGAGAGATGGAATTGGAGGACTAGTTAGGAATAGTCACGGAGATCTTCTCATGACATTCTCTATTCCTATCTATTCCAGTAGCAGCAACATGGCTGAGGCCATGGCGGCCGAGCTTGGCGTAAAACGGTGCTATCAATTCGGGCATACCAATTTTACTCTAGAACTCGACTCTATGGACTTAGTTAACATGCTCAACAACAGTGGGGTAACCAATGTGAAGCTCAAACTGATGATAGACTCTATCAACAACATCCAAAACAAAGTCCAGATGCAAGTTCGACACTGTTATAGAGAAGGAAATCAAGTAGCAGACTTCTTAGCAAAAATGGCCTCCAACTCAAACCAAACTCTCATCACTCACTCTTACAACATTCTTCCGATACAAGCTAGAGGAGCTTTCTTGCTAGATAAATGGCAACTGCCAAGCGTGAGATGTAAATATGATAGAGCTAATTTCTTTGTAAGTTAG